GCCCTACATCCCATCCATCCTGGAGGCCCTGATGGTCCCCACCAGCCAGGGCTTCACTGAGGTGCGAGATGTCTTCTTCAAGGAGGTCACGGACATGAACCTGAACGTCATCAATGAGGGCGGCATTGACAAGCTGGGCGAGGTGAGGCCGGGACCGCCCCTAGGAGGGGGTCTCCTGAGAGTAGGTCTGGTCTGTCCCAGAGGGCCCCGGCTGCGTGACTCAGGGCAGCCGTTCCCCTCCAAGGCCGTCCCTGTAGACGGGGAAGGGCTGCTGGGGACTAGGGGCAGAGGCCGTGAGGCCAGGGCTGTTGGAGTCCTCGTGGGGCCTGCAGTTTGAGGAAAGAGGGAACATTAGCTCCTGGCCACCAGCCTTTAGTAACCAAGAGTGGtgctgaaatagaaaagaatttaacagaagagagggaaggagggaaggagaggaggggagagggaagggcgGGCTTCAGGTGGAGCAATGAGATTGATAAGGCAGAATTCACAAGTCACGCGCCCTCCAAATGGAGACAGCCATTGCCCTTACTTGACCTCAGTTATCTGGCTCTCGGGGTGAATGTCCTTCCACAGTGTCCATCTTGGGCTGGCTGCCCGGAGCCCGCATAGTTGTCAGATTGAATTTATCCTGTATCTTAGTTTCCTCCTTTATACTCTGAAATGGGGAGTCCACAGACCATAATAATCCCAGAATCTGAGACCTGGAGAGGACCTTGGAGAGCAGGAAAGCTCTCTCCCAATTTTgaagctgaggaaactgaggctcagagagggtgaatgacttgcccaaggtcacccagcaccTCAGAAGGGATGAGCGCCTTCTGCCGGCACCGAGGCTGCCTCTCCACAGTGCTGTGCCACTGGACTGCGCCCTCCGTGCCTTCAGAGCCTCATGCTTCTGTCCTGGGCCCTCCTGGGTTTACCTTTGTGGCCATGAGCACCAGGTGGCCATCCCTGGTAGCAGGCGCCAGCCCCAGGGCCTGGACTTCGAGGACCCAGGCAAAGTGTGTGGGGGGTGCTGCCTGGCCACAGGGCGGCCCTGCTCAGCCCCCGCGGCCCCGCCCCCTGCAGTACATGGAGAAGCTGTCCCAGCTGGCGTACCACCCCCTGAAGATGCAGAGCTGCTATGAGAAGATGGAGTCGCTGCGACTGGACGGGCTGCAGCAGCGATTTGATGTGTCCAGCACGTCCGTGTTCAAGCAGCGAGCCCAGATCCACATGCGGGAGGTAGACCCGAGGCTAcgacccccaccccacaccctgtCCACCGCCTTCCACAGGCCCCCTCGCCCAGGGGGTCCCTTCTGCTCCGTCCCCTGTCACGCCATAGCCACGCTTGCCTGGCACGCTCTCTCCTCCTCTGCTTGGAACATCTGTGCCTCTGCCCACTTGGCTAATTCTGACTCACTTCCCAGGTCTCAGCTTAGAGaccccttcctccaggaagctctcCTTGCGCCCCCAGGCCCCTTCCCATATTTCCTGTTGCCTTGAGGCAGGGACTTGCTCCAGCATGCAGCGCTGTGAGTGGGCAAATGAGTGGGTGGGCATAGACCGCTTGCCATTCCTCCCTGGCAGGCCTCGGGGTGGGGGGCTGGTTGAGGATGAGGACCCCTCAGTGGCACCCAGGAAGGGGCTGTGGTCACCCTGGGGGCTTCACATGTCCGCGGTATGCCCTGCAGCAAATGGACAATGCCGTGTATACGTTCGAGACCCTCCTGCACCAGGAGCTGGGGAAGGGGCCCACCAAGGAGGAGCTGTGCAAGTCCATCCAGCGGGTCCTGGAGCGGGTGCTGAAGGTGAGCGGCCCCACACCCTGCCCCGGACCGTCCTAGGCGAGGCCGAGCCCCGAGCCTCATCCCCGGCCACCACCAGGATTGCTGTCCCTGCAAGGAGGCGCCATGGTCCTCTTGTGCGGATGAGGACTTGGAGGCTTGGGTCGGACCACTGGCCTCGTCCTACCCTCAGGGCCAATGGAGCCCACTGACCTGCAGACCCCCGACCCCCTCATTCCCTGCAGAAATACGACTACGACAGCAGCTCTGTGCGGAAGCGGTTCTTCCGGGAGGCGCTGCTGCAGGTCAGCATCCCGTTCCTGCTCAAGAAGCTGGCCCCTACCTGCAAGTCGGTGAGCAGCCCCCACCTGCTCCAGCCGTTTGGGCCCTAAGTTGGGGGATGGAGCCCACAGACCTCCCTCTACCCTTGGCCCTGACCTCTCATCTCTGCCGCCCCACCCGGGCAGGAGCTGCCCCGGTTCCAGGAGCTGATCTTCGAGGACTTTGCCAGGTTCATCCTGGTGGAAAACACGTACGAGGAGGTGGTGCTGCAGACCGTCATGAAGGACATCCTGCAGGGTGGGTGCCGTCCCGGGGTGGGGACTGTTGCCAGGAGGATGCTGGGGGGGCAGCTGAGAAGTGGTGGCAGCTGAGGGGGTCAGCTAAGcctcaaagaaaagcccagacttGCACCTGGGGGCTGGGTGAAGCCCACTGTTCGCTGTGTGGCCTCCGGAGCGGCCGTAGCCTTGCgtctctgtgctttagtttctTCTCGCGTCCTTGGCTTTGCTGGGAGGGTCAGAGGAGTGATGAGATGACATGTGGTCAGCAGCCTGGGCCTGGAGTTAGCATCACGGCCTTGCTGCTTTTAGCAACGAGGCCTGGAATGAGTCACATCCCAATCACAGACCCCCACGGCGGGATGAGACGGGTCTCCTTTGAGCAGAGTCCAGCACAGGGGCGGCTGTGGGATCAGTGCTGTGTCCTGACCCTTCCCCTGTGGCCCTGCAGCTGTGAAGGAGGCCGCGGTGCAGAGGAAGCACAACCTCTACCGGGACAGCATGGTCATGCACAACAGTGACCCCAACCTGCACCTGCTGGCCGAGGGCGCCCCCATCGACTGGGGCGAGGAGTACAGCAACAGCGGTGGGGGcggcagccccagccccagcaccccGGAGGCAGCCACGCTCTCGGAAAAGCGACGGCGCGCCAAGCAGGTGGTCTCCGTGGTCCAGGATGAGGAGGCGGGGCTGCCCTTTGAGGCTAGCCCTGAGTCACCACCACCTGCGTCCCCGGACAGTGTCACTGAGATCCAAGGCCTGCTGGCCCAAGGTCTGCGGCCTGAGAGCCCCCCGCCAGCCGGCCCCCTGCTCAACGGGGCCCCCACTGGGGAGAGTCCCCAGCCTAAGGCCGCCCCCGAGGCCTCCTCGCCGCCTGCCTCACCCCTCCAGCATCTCCTGCCTGGAAAGGCTGTGGACCTTGGGCCCCCCAAGCCCAGCGACCAGGAGACTGGAGAGCAGGTGTCCAGCCCCAGCAGCCACCCTGCCCTCCACACCACCACCGAGGACAGTGCAGGGGTGCAGACCGAGTTCTAAGCCAGTGGGTCCCTGACTGCTGCACATGGCACAGGCCGTTCCCTTCCGGACCCAGGCAGGCTCAGCTCTGGGGAGGGCACCCTGGTCTGTGCCTTGTGGGTGGAGGCGGGGCAGGGCTGTGTGGCACCGCCAGGGAGCGGGCCCACCTGAGTCACTTTATTGGGTTCAGACAACACTTTCTTGCtccctgttttctcttctgtgggATGATCTCAGATGCAGGGGCTGGTTTTGGGGTTTTCCTGCTTGTGCCGAGGGCTGGACACTGCTGGGGGGCTGGAAAGCCCCTCCCTTCCTGTCCTTCTGTGGCCTCCGTCCCCTCATGGGTGCTGCCATCCTTCCTGGAGAGAGGGAGGTGAAAGCTGGTGTGAGCCCAGTGGGTTCCCGCCCACTCACCCAGGAGCTGGCTGGGCCAGGACTGGGAGAGGGAGCACTGCTGCCCTCCTGGCCCTGCTCCTTCTGCAGTTAGGGGTGGACCGAGCCTTGCTTTCCCCCCTGTTCTGGAGGGAATGGGAAGGAGGGGGTCTTCAGGCTGGAGCCAGGCTGGGGGTGCTGGGTGGAGAGGTGAGATTTAGGGGGTGCCTCATGGGGTGGGCGGGCCTGGGGTGAAATGAGAAAGGCCCAGAACGTGCAGGTCTGTGGAGGGGAAGTGTCCTGAGTGAAGGAGGGGACCCCCATCCTGGGGGATACTGGGAGTAAGTGAGTGAGTGAGATGGCTGAGTGAGGGTTATGGGGAGCCTGAGGTTTTGTGGGCCTGTGTATCCCCTTCTCCCGGCCCCAGCCTGCCTCCCTCCTGCCCGCCTGGCCCACAGGTCTCCCTCTGGTCCCTGTCCCTGTCTGGTGCTTGGGGATGGAACAGCAGCAAGGGGTGTAATGGGGCTGGGTTCTGTCTTCTACAGGCCACCCCGAGGTcctcagtggttgcctggggagcCGGACGGGGCTCCTGAGGGGTACAGGTTGGGTGGGCCCTCCCTGAGGGTCTGGGGTCAGGCTTTGGCCTCTGCTGCCTCTCAGTCACCAAGTCACCTCCCTCTGAAAATCCAGTCCCTTCTTTGGATTTCCTTGTGAGTCACTCTGGGCCTGGCTGTCGTCCCTCCGGGCCTGGCTGTCGTCCCTCCTCAGCTTCTTGTTCCTGGGACAAGGGTCAAGCCAGGATGGGCCCAGGCCTGGGATCCCCCACCCCAGGACCCCCAGGCCCCCTCCCCTGCTGCTTTGCAGGGGGCAGGGCAGAAATGGACTCCTTTTGGGTCCCCGAGGTGGGGTCCCCTCCCAGCCCTGCATCCTCCGTGCCCTAGACCTGCTCCCCAGAGGAGGCGCCTTGACCCACAGGACGTGTGGTGGCGCCTGGCACTCAGGGACCCCCAGCTGCCCCAGCCTTGGTCACTGGCGCATCTCTTCCCTCTTGTCCCGAAGATCTGCGCCTCTAGTGCCTTTTGAGGGGTTCCCATCATCCCTCCCTGATATtgtattgaaaatattatgcaCACTGTTCATGCTTCTACTAATCAATAAACGCTTTATTTAAAGCCAGTTGCCTTGAGTGGTGCTGTTGGGGTAGGGGACGGGGGGCCTGGGCTGGGGACTGTGTCTAGGCCCCCATACGGCTCGGCTTTCTGGGCTTCTCACTTGACTGAGTGCCTCTATGTTTATGATCTGAGTtcttattccattttacagaggaggaaacaggctcagcGAGAAGGGACTTGTCCAAGGTGACCTGCCTTCTGGTGGCAGCTCAGGCAGCTTCCTCAGCCAGACCTGTGCCGGGTGCCGCTCGGGCAGCCTTGGGTGATGGTGAGTCCAAgagggatggcagcaggcagcagCTTCAAGGCCAGTCAGGGCCCTGGGGTGCCCACAGCGGGGTGGGCCCAGGCTCGGGCTGGATCCAAACAGTGATGCCAGCTCCTTCAACGCTCCCGATCACACTCCTGTTTACCAAGCGCTCACTGTGGGCCAAGCGCCTTGTGTGCAGGAACAGCAGCCTCGAGAGAGCTCTAGAAAGTGGACACAGTCGTCACCACCATTTCACCGATGTGTACACTGAGGCCTTGGAAGGTGGGGACCTGGGCCGAGCCTATGTGGCACCAGGAACAACCCTCGAGCCCCTGCAGCTGTTGGGGGTGGGTTGCCCCATCTATGGGTAAAAACATGTCCCTACTGGTGGGGTGGCAGCCAGTCACCTTGGGGATGTTGGCTTCCCTGGTGCCAGCCTGTCCATGGTGGCCTAGGGCTTGGGCCTGGGCCTCCCTCGGTCAACAAGGGCTGAGGTGCAGAACACGGGGCTGTGTGGCCGGAGACCAGGGATGTGGTTGTCCCTTGCTGTTGTCCTTGGCAGGTCACTGAGCCTCGAGATCCTCCATGAGGCCTCCCTGGGCCCTAGTGAGAGCGTAAGGAGATCTGCAAAGCACTGCCCTCCAGGAGGTAgccccacctgcctcagtctctcccctCTTGGCCAAGTTGAGCTCAGGAGGGTGTTGGGAGGAGGGGGAACTGTGGGTGGGAAAAGGCcacccagctcctgcctgggAAATGACTCACACGACAAAGGGTATTCGCCTGCCCCGTTCAGTGCACAGGACTGATGGTCTCAGTGAGAGGGAAACAGGCCCAGGCGTAGGGCTTTTCTGCCACCCCAGGACCTGAACTCTCCTGCCTGCTTCTGCGGACGCTGTACTTGGGGCAAGCACTCAGCGCCCCCTGGAGGCCACCAGCCGGTCAGGGCTGCATCACGTCCTGTGTTGAATGCACAGGGAAACGAGCCCAAACACTGGCCACGATCACTGAGTGAGCTGGAGGCAGAGCCCAGGTGCTCCGAGCAGGCCTGCCACGAGCCCAAGGAAGAGGCTGCACCTGGCTCAACGCCGTCTGCCGGAAAATGCGTAATCAACGTGCACCTCTGCAGCGAGTGCAAGTGTATATGTCTCCAAGAACTGTGCAGTGACCAACCTGCACAACCGCACGGGCTTGAAGGTGAGGATGCTTCTGGGCCTCAAACCCCGCATCACCATGTCCCAGTTGCAAGGCCCTGGGCATTTACCCCCATCAGCCTCAGCTGCCTCACTGGGATAATGGACGGAACACACGGGGCTCCTCCGCTCATGGAGGCACAGGCCGCAGCCATCACTGGCCCTGGCTGCCTCTGGGCCCTGGTCTCTCCACCTGTGAAGGGGGCGCTGGGATAACGCGACATTCAAGATGGCCCTACCTGACCTCTCCTCTCGACTGAGGTGCGGCGCACTCCTGGCTCCTTCCCCGAGAAGAGCTGCCCTCTGCCGGAGCCCCATCCCGAGACctcgtcccctcccctccctgggctCCCATGAGAACCCAGTGATGACTCAGGCCAGAAGCGCACTGAAGACAGGTTTATTGACACTCCTGCTTCGGATCGAGCTACATGGGGTAAGGAGGGACAGTTGTGGAGAGCAGGAGGGCCCTGGGGTTCTGGGGAGCAGCAGAGAGGGAGACCCAGGGTTGCTGGTGCCACTGTGAGCACAGGCCTGCACCACACGCCTTCCCAGGAAGGCCTCCCCTCACCCAGCCAGGCCCTCCTGCTCCCTTCCCACATGCAGGGTGGGAGGGGGCTGTGCATGGCCCCCAGTTGAGGACCCAAGCTCCTGCAGGGGCAGTGGCCTTCAGTCAAGACAGCTGGGAGGTAGCAGATCCGTGATTAGGCGGGGACGCTGGCTCCCAGGCTCGGGTGGTGGTGCAGCGGCCTCTCCAGCCCCAACCCCCAGGACCATTCAGACTGGTGGTGTCATGGATGAGGATCACCTCTGCCTGGCCCAGACGTGCTTGGAGCTTAGGATGGGGGCTCCTGGGCAGTGGGGAAGGGGCCCAGGGGAGAGGGGAGCCTCATACGAGTCTGGCTGGCGCAAGGCTGAGCAGGAGCCCGGGGCTCACAGTGGCCGAGGCAGGGCTAGGAccaggcccaggtgggtgggcaGCACTCAGCTGCTGTGGTAGATGCGGAGGCGCTGGGCGATGTCCTGGCGGCACAGCGGGCAGGTGCGCAGTGGCTGGCAGCACTGCTGGCAGCAGCAGACGTGGCCACAGTTGAGGAAGATCATCTGGGCCTGGGGAGGGAGAGCGGGAGCATGTGGCCGGCCCTACCGGGTTCCAGGAGTCCCAggcccgtctttttttttttttgagacagagtctcactctgttgcccaggctggagtgcagtggtgtgatctcagctcactgcaacctcagcctcctgggtttaagtgattctcctgcctcagcctcccaagtagctgggactacaggcgtgcaccaccatgcctggctaaattttttgtatttttagtagagatggggtttcaccatgttggtcaggctggtctcgaactcctgaccccaagtgatctgcccgcctcggcctcccaaagtgctgggattacaggcgtgagccaccgtgccggccccCTTCATTATTCTTTAGCATCTTTTACCATAAACGCCTGATAGTGGGGCCTTCAGGCATTTGACCACCACAGAAACAGAGCAGGCACGGCCGAAACGGGTAACCTAGGCCTTCTGTTAGCAGTTTGCTATTTCTCTATagtttgtaaaaaatataaatacccaTATAAATGCCCCAACTGattctttcttaaataaaactGGGGATTATATTCCTGCGCTCTGGACAGGCGACGGAGGCCTATTCAGCCAGCCCCTACCGGAGGGCACGCAGGGTGTTCAGGCTTCTTTCTTGTTGATGCACTTGCCCAGGCCCTGAACTCCTCAGTCTACAAACGATCCCAACCCGGAGCAGCAGCCACTGACTCAGGACCACACTTTGCCTTAGCATCTCCTGCTTTCAGGAAGTGATCCAAGCTCCGCTCAAAGCTGTCTGGAATGCCAAGGGCCCCAGAACAGGGATTATATTTGGAACCAATAGGTCCATCCATATCATGGCATGAGTCAGGTCAACTGGAGACCCTGGAATCATCAAACTGCAAACATGGCTGCTTTTCTAAGTAGGATCCCTCAGTGGAGGCAAAGGAGGATTTGTATTTCATTCACTGCTCTGTGTAATTTTTAGAGTAAGtgttaatgaatttttaaaagatgattttttctttttttttgagatggaatctcgatctgtctgccaggctggagtgcagtggtgggatcttggctcactgcaatctctgcctcccaggttcaagcgattctcctgcctcagcctcccaagtatctgggcttacaggcacccaccaccacgcctggctgatttttgtatttttagtagagatggagttttaccatgttggccaggctggcctcgaactcctgacctcaggtgatccacctgccttggcctcccaaagtgctgggattacaggcgtgagccaccatgcccggccaaaagatGATTTTCTAAAGCCTCTGCAGGGTAAATCATGTTGTTGATATTTCATGATTTGGGAAATTTTTTCCTAATGTATTTATTAAgtaggaacaaaaagaaaaaggtccGGAAAATGATGTGAGCGCAGTTCATATTTGGGTCATGGGACCAGGGGTCATCtttatttcctgccttctttctaGATGAGCACAATCTACTTAGAGAACTGGAGAAAACACGTTCAGAGACAACCCTGTACCTGGAGAATTTGAGGAGGGTGGCCACAGG
This genomic window from Pan paniscus chromosome 11, NHGRI_mPanPan1-v2.0_pri, whole genome shotgun sequence contains:
- the NIBAN2 gene encoding protein Niban 2 isoform X1, yielding MGDVLSTHLDDARRQHIAEKTGKILTEFLQFYEDQYGVALFNSMRHEIEGTGLPQAQLLWRKVPLDERIVFSGNLFQHQEDSKKWRNRFSLVPHNYGLVLYENKAAYERQVPPRAVINSAGYKILTSMDQYLELIGNSLPGTTAKSGSAPILKCPTQFPLILWHPYARHYYFCMMTEAEQDKWQAVLQDCIRHCNNGIPEDSKVEGPAFTDAIRMYRQSKELYGTWEMLCGNEVQILSNLVMEELGPELKAELGPRLKGKPQERQRQWIQISDAVYRMVYEQAKARFEEVLSKVQQVQPAMQAVIRTDMDQIITSKEHLASKIRAFILPKAEVCVRNHVQPYIPSILEALMVPTSQGFTEVRDVFFKEVTDMNLNVINEGGIDKLGEYMEKLSQLAYHPLKMQSCYEKMESLRLDGLQQRFDVSSTSVFKQRAQIHMREQMDNAVYTFETLLHQELGKGPTKEELCKSIQRVLERVLKKYDYDSSSVRKRFFREALLQVSIPFLLKKLAPTCKSELPRFQELIFEDFARFILVENTYEEVVLQTVMKDILQAVKEAAVQRKHNLYRDSMVMHNSDPNLHLLAEGAPIDWGEEYSNSGGGGSPSPSTPEAATLSEKRRRAKQVVSVVQDEEAGLPFEASPESPPPASPDSVTEIQGLLAQGLRPESPPPAGPLLNGAPTGESPQPKAAPEASSPPASPLQHLLPGKAVDLGPPKPSDQETGEQVSSPSSHPALHTTTEDSAGVQTEF
- the NIBAN2 gene encoding protein Niban 2 isoform X2 — protein: MTEKTGKILTEFLQFYEDQYGVALFNSMRHEIEGTGLPQAQLLWRKVPLDERIVFSGNLFQHQEDSKKWRNRFSLVPHNYGLVLYENKAAYERQVPPRAVINSAGYKILTSMDQYLELIGNSLPGTTAKSGSAPILKCPTQFPLILWHPYARHYYFCMMTEAEQDKWQAVLQDCIRHCNNGIPEDSKVEGPAFTDAIRMYRQSKELYGTWEMLCGNEVQILSNLVMEELGPELKAELGPRLKGKPQERQRQWIQISDAVYRMVYEQAKARFEEVLSKVQQVQPAMQAVIRTDMDQIITSKEHLASKIRAFILPKAEVCVRNHVQPYIPSILEALMVPTSQGFTEVRDVFFKEVTDMNLNVINEGGIDKLGEYMEKLSQLAYHPLKMQSCYEKMESLRLDGLQQRFDVSSTSVFKQRAQIHMREQMDNAVYTFETLLHQELGKGPTKEELCKSIQRVLERVLKKYDYDSSSVRKRFFREALLQVSIPFLLKKLAPTCKSELPRFQELIFEDFARFILVENTYEEVVLQTVMKDILQAVKEAAVQRKHNLYRDSMVMHNSDPNLHLLAEGAPIDWGEEYSNSGGGGSPSPSTPEAATLSEKRRRAKQVVSVVQDEEAGLPFEASPESPPPASPDSVTEIQGLLAQGLRPESPPPAGPLLNGAPTGESPQPKAAPEASSPPASPLQHLLPGKAVDLGPPKPSDQETGEQVSSPSSHPALHTTTEDSAGVQTEF
- the NIBAN2 gene encoding protein Niban 2 isoform X3, with protein sequence MRHEIEGTGLPQAQLLWRKVPLDERIVFSGNLFQHQEDSKKWRNRFSLVPHNYGLVLYENKAAYERQVPPRAVINSAGYKILTSMDQYLELIGNSLPGTTAKSGSAPILKCPTQFPLILWHPYARHYYFCMMTEAEQDKWQAVLQDCIRHCNNGIPEDSKVEGPAFTDAIRMYRQSKELYGTWEMLCGNEVQILSNLVMEELGPELKAELGPRLKGKPQERQRQWIQISDAVYRMVYEQAKARFEEVLSKVQQVQPAMQAVIRTDMDQIITSKEHLASKIRAFILPKAEVCVRNHVQPYIPSILEALMVPTSQGFTEVRDVFFKEVTDMNLNVINEGGIDKLGEYMEKLSQLAYHPLKMQSCYEKMESLRLDGLQQRFDVSSTSVFKQRAQIHMREQMDNAVYTFETLLHQELGKGPTKEELCKSIQRVLERVLKKYDYDSSSVRKRFFREALLQVSIPFLLKKLAPTCKSELPRFQELIFEDFARFILVENTYEEVVLQTVMKDILQAVKEAAVQRKHNLYRDSMVMHNSDPNLHLLAEGAPIDWGEEYSNSGGGGSPSPSTPEAATLSEKRRRAKQVVSVVQDEEAGLPFEASPESPPPASPDSVTEIQGLLAQGLRPESPPPAGPLLNGAPTGESPQPKAAPEASSPPASPLQHLLPGKAVDLGPPKPSDQETGEQVSSPSSHPALHTTTEDSAGVQTEF